In one window of Hevea brasiliensis isolate MT/VB/25A 57/8 chromosome 10, ASM3005281v1, whole genome shotgun sequence DNA:
- the LOC110662209 gene encoding putative pentatricopeptide repeat-containing protein At1g16830, whose translation MLWRYKLSVLHLLKRTYILKPLSVRNFSSSPIVCISVNDKTHHFFSQENLKAAFTPQIVHSTLVNCRSDLIALSFFIWCAKQHNYFHDNQAFDYMVSVVGRLTNRYKTLKGIVKELESVGLLTKAQTFLLLLRIYWRGRMYSMVFETFEEMGNFGFKPNTFAHNVVIDVLFKIGHVDAGIKVLKQIEIPNFLSFSIILSNLCKLNDLVNVKDVLRIMLKEGYYPNVETFEMVLNCFCKVGRLVEAYQVLGVMITLGISLSVNAWSILIYGFCRLHQPDIASLLLEKMVKSGCSPNIVTYTTLFKGFMESEMIPCAFDMLNTMESKGYAPDLLLCNVLIDSLSKIGRYDDALDLFLGMSKWKLVPDSYTFSSLLSTICFSRRFNLLPKLVRGLVVEADLVVCNSLLNYLCKAGFPNLALELYNDMIDKGFMPDNYSFVGLLRGLCGVRRVDEAVKVYLGMVMNYTGLDAHVHTSIIDGLMKNGKYNRAIKLFRRAISEKYPLDAVSYTVAICGLLKSGRAAEAFALYNHMKEVGLSPNVCTYNIMLYGFCVKRDIKVIEMLLKEIIEAGIQLDCNTFFRLTKVLFKSHLSSSFFNRLIKLWNLLLMPNEVMHLLLFDGLTNDINLGDTNHSLMKGYLEDNLFVDSSSSDDLPNVAASVG comes from the coding sequence ATGTTATGGAGATACAAATTGAGCGTGTTACACTTGCTAAAAAGGACCTACATCCTTAAACCACTCTCAGTCCGCAATTTTTCTTCATCACCAATTGTATGTATTAGTGTGAATGACAAGACCCACCATTTTTTTTCTCAAGAAAATCTTAAAGCTGCTTTCACACCTCAGATTGTGCACTCCACCTTAGTGAATTGCCGTTCTGATTTGATTGCTTTGAGCTTTTTTATTTGGTGTGCGAAGCAACATAATTACTTTCATGATAACCAAGCATTTGATTACATGGTTAGTGTGGTTGGTCGGTTGACTAACCGTTACAAGACACTTAAAGGAATAGTTAAAGAATTAGAGAGTGTTGGTTTACTTACGAAGGCACAAACTTTCTTGCTTTTGTTGAGGATTTATTGGCGTGGAAGAATGTATTCTATGGTTTTCGAAACTTTTGAGGAAATGGGAAATTTTGGTTTTAAACCGAATACATTTGCACATAATGTGGTGATAGATGTTTTGTTTAAGATTGGGCATGTGGATGCAGGAATTAAGGTTTTGAAACAGATAGAGATTCCAAATTTCTTGAGTTTCAGTATTATATTGAGTAATTTATGCAAGTTGAATGATTTGGTTAATGTTAAGGATGTCTTGCGGATTATGCTGAAGGAAGGGTATTATCCTAACGTCGAGACATTTGAGATGGTTTTGAATTGTTTTTGCAAAGTGGGTAGGTTAGTGGAGGCATATCAAGTGTTGGGTGTAATGATAACTCTGGGGATTTCTTTGTCTGTCAATGCTTGGAGTATACTCATTTATGGGTTTTGTAGATTGCATCAACCTGATATTGCATCTTTGTTGTTGGAGAAGATGGTTAAGAGTGGTTGTTCTCCTAATATTGTAACTTATACAACTTTATTCAAAGGTTTTATGGAATCTGAAATGATTCCTTGTGCATTTGATATGTTGAATACCATGGAATCTAAAGGTTATGCTCCTGACTTACTTCTCTGTAATGTGTTGATAGATAGTTTGTCTAAGATTGGGAGATATGATGATGCGCTAGATCTATTTCTGGGTAtgtcaaaatggaaattggtaccTGATTCTTATACTTTCAGTTCTTTGTTGTCAACTATATGCTTTTCTAGGAGGTTTAATCTTTTACCCAAGCTGGTTAGAGGACTTGTTGTGGAAGCAGATCTGGTGGTGTGCAACTCACTTTTAAATTACTTGTGTAAAGCTGGGTTTCCGAATCTTGCTTTGGAGTTGTATAATGATATGATTGATAAGGGTTTTATGCCTGATAACTACAGCTTTGTTGGATTACTTAGAGGGTTATGTGGAGTAAGGAGAGTGGACGAGGCAGTTAAAGTATACCTAGGGATGGTCATGAATTATACAGGCCTTGATGCTCATGTTCATACCTCAATCATAGATGGGCTTATGAAAAATGGTAAGTATAATAGAGCTATCAAATTATTTAGGAGAGCTATCTCAGAGAAGTACCCACTAGATGCTGTATCATATACAGTTGCCATCTGTGGGCTTCTTAAGAGTGGAAGGGCTGCAGAAGCTTTTGCTTTGTATAACCACATGAAGGAGGTTGGTTTGTCTCCTAATGTATGTACGTATAATATAATGCTCTATGGTTTTTGTGTGAAAAGAGACATTAAAGTGATCGAAATGTTGCTAAAAGAAATAATTGAGGCAGGGATTCAGCTGGATTGCAATACATTTTTCAGGTTGACCAAAGTTTTATTCAAGTCTCATCTGTCTTCTTCATTCTTTAACCGATTAATTAAACTCTGGAATTTGTTGTTGATGCCTAATGAGGTGATGCATCTGCTATTGTTTGATGGACTtaccaatgatataaacttaggTGACACAAATCATTCATTAATGAAGGGTTATTTGGAGGATAATCTATTTGTGGACTCATCTAGTTCTGATGATCTTCCTAATGTGGCTGCTTCAGTGGGTTGA